In Gimesia benthica, a single window of DNA contains:
- a CDS encoding tetratricopeptide repeat protein — MLENVSPKVVHKLMAAEGYLELGMPIQALEALSTVEEAGPLEAMRLFLIGESYLRQERYHEAIEPLHQAARLFPVMESRKAWSSLSECFRLGGYHELAEVALLTAEAVEEIESSCEVLRAPREEFPRWEWMQVSSRMSGSVGSNWRDLPRIPR, encoded by the coding sequence ATGTTAGAAAACGTTTCTCCCAAAGTTGTACACAAACTGATGGCCGCTGAAGGATACCTGGAACTGGGAATGCCCATTCAGGCTCTGGAAGCGCTCTCGACGGTTGAAGAGGCCGGCCCCCTGGAAGCGATGCGACTGTTTCTGATTGGCGAATCGTATCTGCGTCAGGAACGCTACCACGAAGCGATCGAGCCACTGCATCAGGCTGCCCGCCTGTTTCCTGTAATGGAAAGTCGTAAGGCCTGGAGTTCCCTGAGTGAATGCTTCCGACTGGGGGGCTATCACGAGCTGGCGGAAGTCGCACTGCTGACTGCTGAGGCGGTCGAGGAAATCGAATCCTCGTGCGAAGTCCTGCGGGCTCCGCGCGAAGAATTTCCACGTTGGGAATGGATGCAGGTCTCTTCCCGGATGAGCGGATCCGTGGGGAGTAACTGGCGTGATCTACCCCGAATTCCCCGCTGA
- a CDS encoding sulfatase family protein: MQPRLEHPFRFTFTLLAAFCLSQLLLTGHGLQKLAAASKQRPNILFIFTDDHASHAMSCYGSKVNETPNLDRIAREGMRFDNCFCTNSICGPSRAVILTGKHSHLNGFKQNGNKFDGSQQTFPKLLRKQGYQTAIVGKWHLASDPTGFDYSEILIGQGPYYNPPMIRNGERVKHEGYTTDIITDLALDYLKNQRDPNKPFMLMFQHKAPHRNWQPGPKHLHMYDDVTIPEPENLFDNYEGRGTAARQQDMTIAKTMTDFDLKLTPPKNLTPEQLKVWNAAYEPKNEAFRKANLKGKDLVRWKYQRYMKDYLRCVASVDDNVGRMLDYLEKSGLAENTVVMYSSDQGFYLGDHGWFDKRFMYEESYRMPLLARWPGVIKPGSVNTDLVSNLDFAETFLNIAGAPIPSDMQGVSLVPLFKGEETAWRKSLYYHYYEFYNDRRSAHMVRRHNGVRTKRYKLIHFYNLGEWELYDLEKDPQEMHSVYDDPAYAPIVKELKAELKSLQKQYQVPDDTGSVQKDPPSLYQKPRNSGTPQKKRAPKKQKQ; this comes from the coding sequence ATGCAGCCGCGCTTAGAACACCCTTTCCGTTTCACATTCACTCTGCTCGCCGCTTTCTGTTTGAGCCAGTTGCTGCTCACAGGTCACGGTCTGCAGAAACTCGCTGCAGCTTCCAAACAGCGCCCCAACATCCTCTTCATTTTTACTGACGATCACGCCTCACACGCGATGAGCTGCTACGGCTCCAAGGTCAACGAGACTCCCAACCTGGACCGGATTGCCCGCGAAGGCATGCGGTTTGATAACTGCTTCTGCACCAACAGCATCTGTGGCCCCAGCCGTGCTGTGATCCTCACCGGAAAACATAGCCATCTCAATGGCTTCAAACAGAACGGCAACAAATTCGACGGTTCGCAACAGACCTTCCCCAAGCTGCTCCGCAAGCAGGGTTACCAGACCGCCATCGTCGGAAAATGGCACCTCGCCTCCGATCCCACCGGCTTCGATTACTCTGAGATCCTGATCGGCCAGGGGCCCTACTACAATCCTCCCATGATTCGCAATGGGGAGCGTGTTAAACACGAAGGCTACACCACTGACATCATCACCGACCTGGCACTCGACTACCTCAAGAACCAGCGAGATCCCAACAAGCCTTTCATGCTGATGTTCCAGCACAAGGCCCCGCACCGCAACTGGCAGCCCGGCCCGAAACACCTGCATATGTACGACGACGTCACCATTCCCGAACCGGAAAACCTGTTTGACAACTACGAAGGTCGAGGCACCGCAGCCAGACAACAGGACATGACCATCGCTAAGACGATGACTGATTTCGACCTGAAACTCACACCTCCCAAAAATCTGACACCAGAACAACTGAAGGTCTGGAACGCCGCTTATGAACCGAAAAACGAGGCCTTTCGCAAGGCCAATCTCAAAGGCAAAGATCTGGTCCGCTGGAAATATCAGCGTTATATGAAAGACTATCTTCGTTGTGTCGCCTCCGTCGATGATAACGTGGGTCGCATGCTCGACTATCTGGAAAAGTCCGGACTGGCTGAAAACACCGTCGTCATGTATTCCTCAGACCAGGGGTTCTATCTCGGCGATCACGGCTGGTTCGACAAGCGGTTCATGTATGAAGAATCCTACCGTATGCCACTTCTGGCCCGCTGGCCTGGCGTCATCAAACCGGGCAGTGTCAACACAGACCTCGTCTCCAACCTCGACTTTGCAGAAACCTTCCTGAATATCGCCGGAGCCCCCATCCCCTCCGACATGCAGGGAGTCAGTCTGGTCCCCCTCTTCAAAGGCGAAGAAACTGCATGGCGCAAAAGCCTGTATTACCACTACTACGAGTTCTACAACGACCGCCGTTCCGCCCACATGGTTCGTCGGCACAACGGGGTCCGTACAAAACGCTACAAGCTGATTCACTTTTATAACCTGGGTGAATGGGAACTCTATGACCTGGAAAAGGATCCCCAGGAAATGCACAGCGTGTACGATGATCCCGCCTATGCCCCCATTGTTAAAGAGCTGAAAGCAGAACTCAAAAGTCTCCAGAAGCAGTATCAGGTTCCCGATGACACCGGTTCGGTCCAGAAGGATCCCCCGTCTCTGTATCAGAAACCGCGGAACAGCGGCACGCCTCAGAAAAAACGGGCACCGAAGAAGCAGAAGCAGTAA
- a CDS encoding MraY family glycosyltransferase, producing MLFFVFACLVPAFVISFLATALMRKLAPRWGLIDQPAQRKVHVTPTPLGGGVGIWMGVIIPIASAQLIAWIILKSGSTPAWIPRELAPHLEGVLYRSQQLWMVLGGGTILAVMGLLDDKLNISWKPRLIIQLLVAIGLVLGGVRGTLFVEQPWVGMALTVAWIIVLVNSLNFLDNMDGLTSGIGLIAAVLFAWIMLRYTGEPRWLVAGVLLVLAGAIAGFLCHNWPPAKIFMGDSGSYFIGLLLSTMTVLGTFYSGNSSAGASEGARHVILAPLCILAIPLYDFCTVMIIRLKEGRSPFHADKSHFSHRLVELGLSKRDTVLTIHLATLTTGVGGLILYEVSSWNAALLIILMILCVLSIVTILENVGRKNRNE from the coding sequence ATGTTATTTTTCGTATTTGCCTGCCTGGTTCCGGCCTTTGTCATTTCCTTTCTGGCAACAGCGCTCATGCGCAAACTGGCCCCGCGCTGGGGACTCATCGATCAACCCGCCCAGCGGAAAGTTCATGTCACACCCACCCCACTCGGAGGGGGAGTCGGCATCTGGATGGGCGTGATCATTCCCATCGCTTCTGCTCAACTGATTGCCTGGATCATTTTGAAGTCAGGCAGCACCCCCGCATGGATTCCCCGCGAACTGGCTCCGCATCTGGAAGGAGTCCTCTATCGCTCCCAGCAACTCTGGATGGTTCTGGGCGGAGGCACCATCCTCGCTGTCATGGGACTGCTCGATGACAAACTTAATATTTCGTGGAAACCACGGTTGATCATTCAACTGCTCGTCGCCATCGGCCTGGTGCTGGGCGGCGTACGGGGCACCCTGTTTGTCGAACAACCCTGGGTGGGTATGGCACTTACGGTGGCCTGGATTATCGTGCTCGTCAATTCCCTGAACTTCCTGGACAATATGGATGGACTCACTTCGGGCATCGGCCTGATCGCTGCAGTACTCTTCGCCTGGATCATGCTGCGTTACACCGGAGAACCACGCTGGCTGGTAGCAGGTGTCCTGCTCGTTCTGGCGGGAGCCATCGCTGGCTTCCTCTGTCATAACTGGCCCCCGGCAAAAATCTTTATGGGAGACTCCGGCAGCTATTTCATCGGGTTACTGCTCTCCACCATGACGGTTCTGGGAACCTTCTATTCGGGAAACTCTTCTGCAGGTGCGTCCGAAGGTGCCCGCCACGTGATTCTGGCTCCCCTTTGTATTCTGGCGATTCCCCTGTATGATTTCTGTACGGTGATGATCATTCGACTGAAGGAAGGACGCAGCCCGTTCCATGCAGATAAAAGTCACTTTTCACATCGTCTGGTTGAACTGGGACTCAGCAAACGGGACACCGTGCTGACCATCCACCTGGCGACACTCACCACCGGTGTCGGAGGCCTGATCCTGTATGAGGTTTCCTCCTGGAACGCGGCACTGCTGATTATCCTGATGATTCTCTGTGTGCTGTCCATCGTTACGATTCTGGAGAACGTAGGTCGGAAAAATCGGAATGAGTAA
- a CDS encoding DUF6655 family protein — MCLSHSLPGYCLSVLTELPVETVWIYSVLNSRSLKLMFDKIRFFNNRISIWLLVLLLPCLCGCGKMISNSATEQLLTSDAVDQTISHLDFSTLSNKKVFFDTSYIKNIKGVGFVNGDYIISSLRQQIVAANCLIQEKKEDADYIIEARVGTLATNGHEVNYGIPASNMLSSAASLVPTAPAIPTIPEISLAKKNNQIAAAKISVFAYNQKTKERVWQSGVLQAKSTARDTWILGAGPFQRGSIYKDGAQFAGARIEIPIGSGDEFNNESTVDYLEPAKFIETSDAANEIPAEIKDRKVKTLAEWIQEESTTKDKPKEKPQSKQDATAKPKQETPSDAEKQGGKQVTKAETAPTVGDKQQVALEPEKFKTVLFLKPEEANGHKDWLQGDTSRLSTVWPNSPQAESDAASPKTEAEEKQDLEQMFRKIPAE; from the coding sequence ATGTGCCTTTCACACAGTCTTCCGGGCTACTGTCTGTCGGTGTTGACCGAACTGCCAGTGGAAACCGTGTGGATCTACTCTGTGCTGAACTCACGATCGCTGAAACTCATGTTTGATAAAATTCGGTTCTTCAACAACAGGATTTCGATCTGGTTGCTGGTGCTGCTGCTCCCGTGTTTATGTGGGTGCGGTAAGATGATCAGCAACAGCGCGACCGAACAGCTGCTGACATCTGATGCAGTTGATCAGACGATTTCACATCTCGACTTCAGCACGCTTTCGAACAAAAAAGTCTTCTTTGATACCTCTTATATCAAGAATATCAAAGGGGTTGGGTTCGTGAATGGCGACTATATCATCAGTTCTCTCAGACAGCAGATCGTGGCTGCGAACTGCCTGATTCAGGAAAAGAAGGAAGACGCGGATTACATTATTGAAGCCCGCGTGGGAACCCTGGCCACGAACGGCCATGAAGTGAATTATGGGATTCCAGCCAGTAACATGCTTTCCTCAGCTGCTTCGCTGGTCCCGACGGCTCCCGCGATTCCGACGATTCCGGAAATCTCGCTGGCGAAAAAGAACAATCAGATCGCGGCTGCGAAAATCAGTGTGTTTGCCTATAACCAGAAGACGAAGGAGCGTGTCTGGCAGTCTGGTGTGCTGCAGGCGAAGAGCACGGCCCGTGATACCTGGATTCTGGGAGCAGGACCTTTCCAACGGGGATCGATCTATAAAGATGGAGCTCAGTTTGCGGGGGCCAGGATTGAAATCCCGATTGGCTCGGGTGATGAGTTCAATAATGAGAGCACGGTGGATTACCTGGAGCCTGCTAAGTTCATTGAGACTTCAGATGCCGCCAACGAAATTCCTGCTGAAATCAAAGACCGGAAAGTAAAGACACTGGCCGAGTGGATCCAGGAAGAGTCGACGACAAAAGACAAGCCGAAAGAAAAGCCGCAGAGCAAACAGGACGCGACAGCCAAGCCGAAGCAAGAGACCCCGTCAGACGCAGAGAAACAGGGCGGGAAGCAGGTCACCAAGGCTGAGACTGCACCAACGGTCGGTGACAAACAACAAGTCGCGCTGGAGCCGGAAAAGTTTAAAACCGTGCTCTTCCTGAAACCAGAAGAAGCGAACGGACATAAAGACTGGTTGCAGGGCGACACCTCACGCCTCTCCACTGTCTGGCCGAACAGTCCTCAGGCAGAGTCCGATGCTGCCTCTCCGAAAACGGAAGCTGAAGAAAAACAGGATTTAGAACAGATGTTTCGGAAAATTCCTGCTGAATAG